One Staphylococcus simiae genomic region harbors:
- a CDS encoding IS30 family transposase, translating to MTQNHCNTIKHKGTHLTYEERIRIETLKDLGFSNRAIARELGRAPQTIHNEIKRGTTRQISRQKYQDKVYEYEQFQYIPSLAQQNYYKNRQRCGAQSLWRKNPHFIAWADDLMIQQRWSPEAVVACAHRENVFRKDLIPCVTTLYAWINDNIMATKNIHLLEKLKRRMSNQTYHRTHRRILGPSIEQRPQDVQSRQTFGHWEIDTVISTKDKSKPVILTLVERATRFEILKLINDKSAHSVSQGLTSIFKHLKSLTPHIFKSITADNGSEFASLYEEFGHDINIYFAHPFSSFERGTSENQHKMLRRFIPKGTDLSTVSQCRLKQVQQFMNDYPRKILGYDTAHHRMAQALKVLNLL from the coding sequence ATGACGCAAAATCATTGTAACACGATAAAACATAAAGGAACACACCTAACTTATGAAGAACGCATTCGTATCGAAACCCTTAAAGATTTAGGCTTTTCTAATCGTGCTATTGCACGTGAATTAGGACGTGCGCCTCAAACTATCCATAATGAAATAAAACGCGGTACTACACGTCAAATTTCACGCCAAAAATATCAAGATAAAGTTTATGAATATGAACAATTCCAATATATTCCATCACTCGCACAACAAAATTACTACAAGAATCGACAACGTTGTGGCGCACAATCTTTATGGCGGAAAAATCCTCATTTTATAGCTTGGGCTGATGACTTAATGATTCAACAACGTTGGTCACCTGAAGCTGTTGTGGCATGTGCTCATCGTGAAAATGTATTCCGTAAAGATTTAATACCATGTGTGACAACTTTATATGCTTGGATTAATGATAATATCATGGCGACTAAAAATATCCATCTTTTAGAGAAGTTAAAACGTCGAATGTCTAATCAAACTTATCATCGTACACATCGTCGTATTTTAGGTCCAAGTATTGAACAGCGTCCACAGGACGTCCAATCTCGTCAAACCTTTGGACATTGGGAAATCGATACTGTCATCAGTACCAAAGATAAATCTAAACCTGTCATCTTAACACTCGTTGAACGTGCTACACGTTTTGAAATCTTAAAGCTGATTAATGATAAAAGCGCTCATTCAGTCTCACAAGGATTAACATCAATATTTAAGCATTTAAAGTCGCTCACACCACATATATTCAAATCAATCACAGCAGATAATGGCTCAGAATTCGCATCATTATATGAAGAATTTGGTCATGACATCAATATTTATTTCGCACATCCATTTTCATCATTTGAACGTGGTACCAGTGAAAATCAACATAAAATGTTACGTCGATTTATACCTAAAGGAACTGATCTATCAACCGTGAGTCAATGTCGCTTAAAACAAGTGCAACAATTTATGAATGATTATCCTAGAAAAATCCTAGGCTATGACACAGCTCATCATAGAATGGCTCAAGCATTAAAAGTATTAAATCTATTATAG
- a CDS encoding glycine betaine uptake BCCT transporter, with protein sequence MNSSSPNNGSEKKFSPVFIYSAIVVAIVVLIGAILPEQFNSVTNSIKMWITENLGWYYLILTTVIVFFCVFLIFSPIGKLKLGKPNDKPEFNTVSWFAMLFSAGMGIGLVFYGAAEPMAHFATPPTADPKTTEAYTEALRSTFFHWGFHAWAVYGVVALALAYAQFRKGEPGLLSRTLRPILGDKVEGPIGTFIDVLSVFATIVGVAVSLGMGALQINGGLNYLFGVPNATWVQAIIIVIVTILFIASAWSGLSKGIQYLSNLNIGLGTVLMIAALIVGPTVLILNMLTSSTGSLLNTFLYNSFDTAALNPQKREWMSSWTLYYWGWWLSWSPFVGVFIARVSKGRSIREFISGVLLVPAIVSFIWFSVFGVLGIETGKKYKEVFNMTPETQLFGVFNHVPFGVVLSLVALLLIASFFITSADSATFVLGMQTTFGSLNPSSMVKVVWGVAQALIAFVLLLAGGGNGSEALNAIQSAAIISAFPFSFVVILMMISFYKDANQERKFLGLTLTPNKHRLQEYIKHQQEDYESDILEKRQSRRNQEKEQ encoded by the coding sequence ATGAATTCTTCTTCACCAAATAATGGTAGTGAAAAGAAGTTTTCTCCAGTCTTTATTTATAGTGCTATTGTAGTTGCAATAGTTGTGTTGATTGGTGCGATTTTACCTGAACAATTCAACAGTGTAACGAATAGTATTAAAATGTGGATTACTGAAAATTTAGGTTGGTATTATTTAATACTGACAACTGTTATTGTTTTCTTTTGTGTATTCCTTATCTTTAGTCCAATTGGTAAACTCAAATTAGGTAAACCTAATGATAAACCAGAATTTAATACTGTTTCTTGGTTTGCAATGTTGTTTAGTGCAGGTATGGGAATTGGATTAGTCTTCTATGGTGCAGCAGAGCCAATGGCGCATTTTGCAACACCACCTACTGCTGATCCTAAAACAACTGAAGCATATACAGAAGCTTTAAGATCAACATTTTTCCATTGGGGATTCCATGCTTGGGCAGTGTATGGTGTAGTAGCACTGGCATTAGCTTATGCTCAATTCCGTAAGGGAGAACCAGGATTACTTTCAAGAACTTTACGTCCAATATTAGGAGATAAAGTAGAAGGACCTATTGGAACGTTTATTGATGTTCTCTCTGTTTTTGCCACTATTGTAGGTGTAGCTGTATCATTAGGTATGGGTGCATTACAAATAAACGGTGGTTTAAACTATCTGTTTGGTGTTCCCAATGCAACTTGGGTACAAGCAATTATTATTGTTATAGTCACTATTTTGTTTATAGCTAGTGCATGGTCTGGTTTAAGTAAAGGTATTCAATACCTTAGTAACTTAAATATTGGATTAGGAACTGTACTCATGATAGCTGCATTAATTGTTGGTCCAACAGTTCTAATTTTAAATATGCTAACTAGTTCTACTGGTAGCTTGTTAAATACATTCCTATATAATAGCTTTGACACAGCAGCACTTAATCCTCAAAAACGTGAATGGATGTCTTCATGGACACTTTACTATTGGGGTTGGTGGTTAAGCTGGAGCCCATTCGTAGGTGTGTTTATTGCAAGGGTATCTAAAGGACGTTCAATCAGAGAATTCATTTCTGGAGTTCTTTTAGTTCCTGCAATTGTAAGTTTCATTTGGTTTAGTGTCTTTGGTGTCTTAGGTATTGAAACAGGTAAAAAATACAAAGAAGTATTTAATATGACTCCAGAAACACAACTCTTTGGAGTATTCAATCATGTACCATTCGGCGTTGTACTATCATTAGTTGCATTATTATTAATTGCATCTTTCTTTATTACTTCAGCCGATTCTGCGACATTCGTTTTAGGAATGCAAACAACATTTGGTTCATTAAATCCATCTAGTATGGTTAAAGTTGTTTGGGGTGTTGCACAAGCACTTATCGCTTTCGTACTATTATTAGCAGGTGGCGGTAATGGTTCTGAAGCACTTAATGCTATTCAAAGTGCAGCAATCATAAGTGCATTCCCATTCTCCTTTGTCGTCATACTCATGATGATAAGTTTCTACAAAGATGCTAATCAAGAACGAAAATTTTTAGGACTTACATTAACGCCTAATAAACATCGTTTACAAGAGTATATTAAGCATCAACAAGAAGATTATGAATCAGATATTCTTGAAAAACGTCAATCACGTAGAAATCAAGAAAAAGAACAATAG
- the acnA gene encoding aconitate hydratase AcnA produces MAANMKEQSKKQFSLNGQNYTYYDLKSLEDNGYTTISKLPYSIRVLLESLLRQEDDFVITDEHIKALSQFGNEGNEGEVPFKPSRVILQDFTGVPAVVDLASLRKAMDDVGGDINKINPEVPVDLVIDHSVQVDSYANPDALERNMKLEFERNYERYQFLNWATKAFDNYNAVPPATGIVHQVNLEYLANVVHVRDVDGEQTAFPDTLVGTDSHTTMINGIGVLGWGVGGIEAEAGMLGQPSYFPIPEVIGVRLTNALPQGATATDLALRVTQELRKKGVVGKFVEFFGPGVQHLPLADRATIANMAPEYGATCGFFPVDEESLKYMKLTGRSDEHIAIVKEYLQQNHMFFDVENEDPNYTDVIELDLATVEASLSGPKRPQDLIFLSDMKTAFEDSVTAPAGNQGHGLDASEFDKTAEIEFADGSKTTMTTGDIAIAAITSCTNTSNPYVMLGAGLVAKKAVEKGLQVPEYVKTSLAPGSKVVTGYLRDSGLQEYLDDLGFNLVGYGCTTCIGNSGPLLPEIEKAIAQEDLLVTSVLSGNRNFEGRIHPLVKANYLASPQLVVAYALAGTVDIDLEHEPIGKGKDGEDVYLKDIWPSIKEVSDTVDSVVTPELFKEEYENVYSNNKLWNEIDVTDKPLYDFDPNSTYIQNPTFFQGLSKEPGKIEPLNNLRVMGKFGDSVTTDHISPAGAIGKDTPAGKYLLDHDVPIREFNSYGSRRGNHEVMVRGTFANIRIKNQLAPGTEGGFTTYWPTNEIMPIFDAAMKYKEDGTGLVVLAGNDYGMGSSRDWAAKGTNLLGVKTVIAQSYERIHRSNLVMMGVLPLEFRKGESADSLGLDGTEEISVNIDESVQPHDFVKVTAKKSDGELVEFDAMARFDSLVEMDYYRHGGILQMVLRNKLAQ; encoded by the coding sequence ATGGCTGCAAATATGAAAGAACAATCAAAAAAGCAATTTTCATTAAATGGTCAAAATTATACTTATTATGATTTGAAATCTTTAGAAGACAATGGCTATACAACAATTTCAAAATTACCTTATTCTATCCGTGTGTTACTTGAATCTTTACTTCGTCAGGAGGACGATTTTGTTATTACTGATGAGCATATTAAAGCACTAAGTCAATTTGGAAATGAAGGTAACGAAGGGGAAGTTCCATTTAAACCTTCACGTGTTATTTTACAAGACTTCACGGGTGTGCCAGCAGTAGTAGATTTAGCATCTTTACGTAAAGCTATGGATGATGTAGGTGGAGATATTAACAAAATTAACCCGGAAGTACCTGTTGATTTAGTTATTGATCACTCAGTACAAGTTGATAGCTATGCCAATCCAGATGCGCTTGAACGCAATATGAAATTAGAATTTGAACGTAACTATGAACGTTATCAATTTTTAAACTGGGCAACAAAAGCATTTGACAATTATAACGCTGTTCCACCTGCAACAGGTATTGTCCACCAAGTTAACTTAGAATATTTAGCTAATGTAGTTCACGTGAGAGATGTAGATGGTGAACAAACAGCTTTCCCTGATACATTAGTAGGTACAGACTCACATACAACTATGATTAATGGTATTGGTGTTCTTGGTTGGGGTGTTGGTGGTATCGAAGCTGAGGCAGGAATGCTTGGTCAACCATCTTATTTCCCAATTCCTGAAGTAATTGGTGTTAGATTAACAAATGCATTACCACAAGGTGCTACAGCTACTGACTTAGCATTACGTGTGACACAAGAATTACGTAAAAAAGGTGTTGTAGGAAAATTTGTTGAATTCTTTGGTCCTGGTGTACAACATTTACCATTGGCTGACCGTGCAACAATTGCGAACATGGCACCTGAATATGGTGCAACATGTGGTTTCTTCCCAGTTGATGAAGAATCACTTAAATATATGAAGTTAACTGGTCGTTCTGACGAACATATCGCTATTGTTAAAGAATATTTACAACAAAATCATATGTTCTTCGATGTTGAAAATGAAGATCCTAATTATACTGATGTTATTGAGTTAGATTTAGCAACAGTTGAAGCATCATTATCAGGTCCAAAACGTCCTCAAGACTTAATTTTCTTAAGTGATATGAAAACAGCTTTCGAAGATTCAGTTACTGCTCCTGCAGGTAACCAAGGACATGGATTAGATGCTAGTGAATTTGATAAAACTGCTGAAATTGAATTTGCAGATGGTTCAAAAACTACAATGACTACTGGAGATATTGCTATAGCCGCAATTACGTCATGTACAAATACATCTAACCCATATGTTATGTTAGGTGCTGGATTAGTTGCTAAAAAAGCTGTCGAAAAAGGCTTACAAGTACCAGAATATGTTAAGACTTCATTAGCACCAGGTTCAAAAGTTGTAACTGGGTACTTAAGAGATTCAGGTTTACAAGAATATCTTGATGATTTAGGATTTAATTTAGTTGGATATGGTTGTACTACTTGTATTGGTAACTCAGGTCCATTGTTACCAGAAATTGAAAAAGCAATTGCTCAAGAAGACTTATTAGTTACATCTGTTTTATCAGGTAACCGTAACTTTGAAGGTCGTATTCATCCATTAGTTAAAGCTAACTATTTAGCTTCTCCACAATTAGTAGTGGCATATGCGTTAGCTGGTACAGTTGATATTGATTTAGAACATGAGCCAATTGGTAAAGGTAAAGATGGCGAAGATGTTTATCTTAAAGATATTTGGCCATCAATTAAAGAAGTTTCTGATACAGTAGATAGTGTAGTTACACCAGAACTATTTAAAGAAGAATATGAAAATGTATATAGTAATAATAAATTATGGAATGAAATAGATGTTACTGACAAACCATTGTATGATTTTGATCCTAATTCAACTTATATTCAAAATCCAACATTCTTCCAAGGCTTATCAAAAGAACCTGGTAAGATTGAACCTTTAAATAATTTACGTGTTATGGGTAAATTTGGTGATTCAGTGACAACAGACCACATTTCTCCAGCCGGAGCCATTGGTAAAGATACACCAGCAGGTAAATATTTATTAGATCATGATGTACCAATTCGTGAATTTAACTCTTATGGTTCTCGTCGTGGTAACCATGAAGTAATGGTACGAGGTACGTTTGCTAATATTCGTATCAAAAACCAATTAGCACCAGGAACTGAAGGTGGTTTCACAACTTATTGGCCAACTAATGAAATTATGCCAATTTTCGATGCAGCAATGAAATATAAAGAAGATGGTACTGGCTTAGTTGTTCTTGCAGGTAATGACTATGGTATGGGTTCTTCTCGTGACTGGGCTGCCAAAGGTACTAATTTATTAGGTGTTAAAACTGTTATAGCACAAAGTTATGAACGTATTCACCGTTCAAACTTAGTAATGATGGGTGTACTTCCATTAGAATTTAGAAAAGGTGAATCAGCTGACTCATTAGGTTTAGATGGTACTGAAGAAATTTCAGTTAATATTGATGAATCAGTTCAGCCTCATGATTTTGTTAAAGTTACAGCTAAAAAATCTGATGGCGAATTAGTAGAATTTGATGCTATGGCACGTTTTGACTCATTAGTAGAAATGGATTACTATCGTCATGGTGGTATTTTACAAATGGTATTAAGAAATAAATTAGCTCAATAA
- the menI gene encoding 1,4-dihydroxy-2-naphthoyl-CoA hydrolase MenI has product MIYSITEIEARYAETDKMGVIYHGNYATWFEVARLDYISKLGFSYAAMEREGIISPVTELNVNYKKSLFYPEKVKIKTWVEKYSRLRSLYRYEIYNEQGELATTGSTELICIKEDTFKPIRLDRYFPDWHAAYSKVDQLNKQQLNFEVVNGIDEL; this is encoded by the coding sequence ATGATATATAGTATTACTGAAATTGAAGCTAGATATGCAGAAACTGATAAGATGGGTGTCATATATCATGGTAATTATGCAACTTGGTTTGAAGTTGCACGTTTAGATTATATTTCAAAATTAGGTTTTAGTTATGCAGCAATGGAAAGAGAGGGTATTATTTCTCCTGTAACTGAATTAAATGTTAATTATAAAAAGTCTCTATTTTATCCTGAAAAAGTTAAAATAAAAACATGGGTAGAAAAATATTCAAGACTTCGCTCATTATATCGTTATGAAATTTATAATGAACAAGGTGAACTAGCAACAACCGGATCAACTGAGTTAATTTGTATTAAAGAAGATACTTTTAAGCCAATTCGCTTAGATCGCTATTTTCCAGATTGGCATGCTGCGTATAGTAAAGTAGATCAATTGAATAAACAACAACTAAATTTTGAAGTTGTTAATGGTATAGATGAACTATAA
- a CDS encoding HesB/YadR/YfhF family protein, translated as MKIELTNEAVDWFKDELELPEGNKVLVFFVRYGGEFQLKQGFSPAFTVENKDDIEIGYEQQYNGLDIVVAEKDLWYFEDDQIVVDVVDHEDEISYTVK; from the coding sequence ATGAAAATAGAATTAACTAATGAAGCAGTAGACTGGTTTAAAGATGAATTAGAATTACCTGAGGGTAATAAAGTATTAGTCTTCTTTGTTCGTTATGGTGGCGAATTTCAATTGAAACAAGGATTTAGTCCCGCATTTACCGTTGAAAATAAAGATGACATTGAAATTGGCTATGAGCAACAATACAATGGCTTAGATATTGTCGTTGCCGAAAAAGATTTATGGTATTTTGAAGATGACCAAATTGTGGTTGACGTTGTTGATCACGAAGATGAAATTTCATACACTGTTAAGTAA
- the plsY gene encoding glycerol-3-phosphate 1-O-acyltransferase PlsY has protein sequence MMIIIMLLLSYLIGAFPSGFVIGKLFFKKDIRQFGSGNTGATNSFRVLGRPAGFVVTFLDIFKGFITVFFPIWLPVHADGPISSFFTNGLIVGLFAILGHVYPVYLKFKGGKAVATSAGVVLGVNPILLLILAVIFFAVLKIFKYVSLSSIVAAICCVIGSLIIQDYILLVVSALVAIILIIRHRTNIIRIFKGEEPKIKWM, from the coding sequence ATGATGATAATCATCATGTTACTACTGAGTTATCTCATTGGTGCATTCCCTAGCGGGTTTGTAATTGGTAAATTGTTTTTCAAAAAAGATATTAGACAATTTGGTAGTGGTAATACTGGTGCAACAAATAGTTTCAGAGTACTCGGAAGACCTGCAGGGTTTGTTGTAACATTTTTAGATATTTTCAAAGGATTTATAACTGTATTCTTTCCTATTTGGTTACCTGTACATGCTGACGGTCCGATAAGTTCTTTTTTTACTAACGGACTTATTGTAGGATTATTTGCTATTCTGGGTCATGTTTATCCAGTATATTTAAAATTTAAAGGTGGCAAAGCGGTTGCAACTAGTGCCGGAGTAGTCTTAGGTGTTAATCCTATTTTACTCTTAATTCTAGCAGTTATATTCTTTGCAGTACTTAAAATATTTAAATATGTTTCTTTATCAAGTATAGTAGCTGCAATTTGTTGTGTTATTGGATCGTTGATTATTCAAGACTATATCTTATTAGTTGTAAGTGCTTTGGTTGCGATTATACTTATAATAAGACACCGAACTAATATTATCAGAATTTTTAAAGGTGAAGAACCTAAAATTAAATGGATGTAA
- the parE gene encoding DNA topoisomerase IV subunit B has product MNKQNNYSDDSIQVLEGLEAVRKRPGMYIGSTDKRGLHHLVYEVVDNSVDEVLNGYGNEINVTINQDGSISIEDNGRGMPTGIHKSGKPTVEVIFTVLHAGGKFGQGGYKTSGGLHGVGASVVNALSEWLEVEIHRDGNIYQQSFKNGGVPASGLIKKGKTKKTGTKVTFKPDATIFKASTSFNFDTLSERLQESAFLLKNLKINLVDLRSGKERQELYHYEDGIKEFVSYINEGKEVLHDVATFSGESNGIEVDVAFQYNDQYSESILSFVNNVRTKDGGTHEVGFKTAMTRVFNDYARRINELKTKDKNLDGNDIREGLTAVISVRIPEELLQFEGQTKSKLGTSEARSAVDSVVADKLPFYLEEKGQLSKSLVKKAIKAQQAREAARKAREDARSGKKNKRKDTLLSGKLTPAQSKNTDKNELYLVEGDSAGGSAKLGRDRKFQAILPLRGKVINTEKARLEDIFKNEEINTIIHTIGAGVGTDFKLEDSNYNRVIIMTDADTDGAHIQVLLLTFFFKYMKPLVQAGRVFIALPPLYKLEKGKGKTKRIEYAWTDEELGKLQQELGKGFTLQRYKGLGEMNPEQLWETTMNPDTRTLIRVQVEDEVRSSKRVTTLMGDKVAPRREWIENHVEFGMQEDQSILDNSEVQVLEQEQFNEEETK; this is encoded by the coding sequence ATGAATAAACAAAATAATTATTCAGATGATTCAATACAAGTATTAGAGGGTCTGGAAGCAGTTAGAAAAAGACCAGGTATGTATATTGGATCTACTGATAAGCGTGGACTACATCATCTGGTATATGAAGTTGTCGATAACTCCGTCGATGAAGTATTAAACGGTTACGGAAATGAAATAAACGTAACAATTAACCAAGATGGTAGTATTTCAATAGAAGATAATGGACGTGGGATGCCAACAGGTATACATAAATCAGGGAAACCTACAGTAGAAGTAATATTTACTGTATTACATGCAGGAGGGAAATTTGGTCAAGGTGGCTATAAAACTTCTGGTGGATTACACGGTGTTGGTGCCTCAGTAGTGAATGCTTTGAGTGAATGGTTAGAGGTTGAAATACATAGAGACGGCAATATTTATCAACAAAGTTTTAAAAATGGTGGTGTACCTGCATCAGGGTTAATAAAAAAAGGTAAAACTAAAAAGACAGGTACTAAAGTAACATTTAAACCAGATGCAACAATCTTTAAAGCATCAACTTCTTTTAACTTTGATACTTTAAGTGAACGTTTACAAGAGTCAGCTTTTCTTCTTAAAAATTTAAAAATTAACTTAGTTGATTTAAGAAGTGGCAAAGAACGCCAAGAATTATATCATTATGAAGATGGTATTAAAGAATTTGTAAGTTATATCAATGAAGGAAAAGAAGTTTTACATGATGTAGCTACTTTTTCAGGTGAATCTAACGGAATTGAAGTAGATGTAGCTTTTCAATATAATGATCAATATTCTGAAAGTATTTTAAGCTTTGTAAATAATGTTAGAACTAAAGATGGCGGTACTCATGAAGTTGGTTTTAAGACTGCGATGACACGTGTGTTTAATGATTATGCAAGACGTATTAATGAATTGAAAACTAAAGATAAAAATTTAGATGGTAATGATATACGCGAAGGTTTAACCGCAGTTATTTCTGTTCGAATTCCCGAAGAGTTATTACAATTTGAAGGACAAACTAAATCTAAATTAGGTACTTCTGAAGCTAGAAGTGCTGTAGATTCAGTTGTTGCTGACAAACTACCATTTTATTTAGAAGAAAAGGGTCAATTGTCTAAATCATTAGTGAAAAAGGCTATTAAAGCGCAACAAGCTCGTGAAGCCGCACGTAAAGCTCGTGAAGATGCACGTTCAGGTAAAAAGAACAAACGTAAAGATACATTATTATCAGGCAAACTAACACCTGCACAAAGTAAAAATACCGATAAAAATGAATTATATCTAGTCGAAGGAGACTCAGCAGGTGGTTCAGCTAAATTAGGAAGAGATCGTAAATTCCAAGCAATCTTACCTTTAAGAGGTAAAGTTATTAATACTGAAAAGGCTAGACTTGAAGATATATTTAAAAATGAAGAAATCAACACTATTATTCACACTATAGGTGCTGGTGTAGGTACAGATTTTAAACTTGAAGATAGTAATTATAATCGAGTTATTATTATGACAGATGCCGATACTGATGGAGCACATATTCAAGTATTACTATTAACATTCTTCTTTAAATATATGAAACCGTTAGTTCAAGCAGGAAGAGTATTTATCGCTTTACCACCGTTATATAAACTTGAAAAAGGTAAAGGCAAAACAAAACGTATTGAATATGCGTGGACAGATGAAGAATTAGGTAAATTACAACAAGAATTAGGAAAAGGATTTACTTTACAACGTTATAAAGGTCTAGGTGAAATGAATCCTGAACAATTATGGGAAACGACAATGAACCCAGATACCCGTACGTTAATTAGAGTTCAAGTTGAAGATGAAGTTCGATCATCTAAACGTGTTACAACATTAATGGGTGATAAAGTTGCGCCACGTCGTGAATGGATTGAAAACCATGTAGAATTTGGTATGCAAGAAGATCAAAGTATTCTTGATAATTCTGAAGTTCAAGTACTAGAGCAAGAACAATTTAATGAGGAGGAAACGAAGTGA